The genomic region cagactgaggagagtccgttactttcctgcgcgggaacatacgcgcagccgcagagagcaaagctctgttctctgctttgacaagctccgcctcccgggcctgattgacagatcccatgacagcatggctaattcagccctgctatcgacgggaaataatatttatcatttttatagcaCTGATAGATATAGCTGGCACTATAAAATGGTGATAAGTATTTGGATGCAATAAGTCCTTGCTCCAGAGCTTACAGTCCATGGGCAAGATTTACTCTTTCATTCTGTATCTATTgggaaaatattttagaaaatcaggccctaagacaGTATCTCAGGCAACAGGAAAGAAAATAACATTTCCAAGGTCATAAGAAATgtcggctaaggggggatatgatagaggtctttaagatcaggagcggtcttgaacaagtagatgtgactcggttatttacacttttgaataatagaaggactagggggcactccatgaagttagcaagtagcacatttaagactaatcggagaaaatactttttcactcaacgcacaataaagctctggaatttgttgccagaggatgtggttagtgcagttagtgtagctgggttcaaaaaaggtttggataagttcatggagaagtccactaatggctattaatcaattttacttagggaatagccactgctattactggcatcagtagcatgggatcctcttagtgtttgggtacttgccagttatttgtagcctgtattggccactgttggaaacaggatgctggtcttgatggaccctaagtctgaaccagtatggtaatttcttatgttcttatgtccttctgccatcatctgctatATTATCATTATTTTACTCAAAAACAAAGAATGACCTGTGTTTAGAAGCCAAATCCCACTTCTttcactgaacataagaacataagatattgccatactgggttagaccaagggtccatcaagcccagcatcctgtttccaacagtggccaatccaggacataagaacctggcaattacccaaacactaagaagatcccatgctagtgatgcaattaatagcagtggctattccctaagtaaaaggCTGGTGAGTGCACCTTAAAATATGTGAGATAAATTTCCTCACATAAAAGATTGAAATTAGAAACACGTATACATGCACATAGCAGATGTACAACACTTATTCagatgggggtagattttcaaagctacacACTGGTGTACATATGCATACGctacccagcacacacacatggacgaccggttttataacatgtgcacgcaggtacacacatgttataaaatggggagttggcgtgcgcaagggggtgcaccattgtgcacccccttgcgccgaTGCCCACAACCTTCACCAATTCCCcttaatctaaccttcccaccctttcccgtAACCTATCCCTCCCCAGCCCTaacctcccccaaaatgttatCTTACCTTCTgagcctgccggcagcctgccagcatgcgattCCCCGGtacagcgcgcatgttataaaatcgggtgtacatttgtgcgcgtcaGATTGCGTGCACAGATGTACGCCCGcccgtaggtattaaaatccggccctagctGTGTATATGGGCACACTCATgcatgtttcaaagttatcctccctatatgTACTGGTTTCAGTTATACACAGACACCAGAAATAACGTATATGAATGTAAAATGTACATTTTCTATATATATGTAtgaatatatttgtttatttttatatggtATCCTATCTAGGGAATCTTaaaaaagtacaataaaatagtgaatttttcttttccttcttatttTAGGAGATTACATTCAAAAACCCTATGGGCATCAGAAATCAGTCCTCAGTGACCGAATTCATTCTTTTAGGACTCACCGATGATCCAGAGCTGGAGACTTTTCTCttcattctgttttctttggCTTATATAATAACAATATTGGGCAATATTGGCATGCTTGTGGTCATTGTGAGTGATGCTCATCTTCAGACTGCCATGTATTTCTTTCTCAGGCACCTGTCCTTTGTAGATCTCTGTTATTCAACAGTTATTGTCCCTAAAACACTTATTAATTTCTTGTCAGAAAGTAAAATCATTTCTTTCTTTGGCTGTGCAGCtcaaatgtttttctttgttgGAATGGCAGGCTCAGAAGTATTGATTCTTGCCCTTATGTCTTATGATCGATATGTCGCCATTTGCAACCCTTTGCTTTATACGGTTATAATGACAAACAAAAGTTGCATTTACTTGGTAACCAGTGCCTATATTGGTGGCTTCCTCAATTCTCTTATTCAGACAGCCAGTACGTTTAGCCTTTCCTTCTGCAAATCCAATAAGATCACTCATTTCTTCTGTGATATCCCTCCCCTATTAAAGCTTTCCTGTTCCAATACTTTGTTGAATGAAGTCATACTGTTTGTCTTTGCTGGCAGTATTCAGGTGGGCACCCTGCTGGCCATCCTGATCTCCTATGCATACATCCTCTGCTCCATCCTGAGGATGCGCtctgcagagaggaggctgaaggCCTTCAATACCTGTGCCTCACACTTTCTCTGTGTGACTTTGTTCTATGGCACTGTGATCTTCATGTATATGCGGCCCAGTTCACAGTACACATTGGACCAGGATAGAGTAGCATCTGTGTTTTACACAGTTATAATCCCCATGCTAAATCCCTTAATCTATAGTTTGAGGAACAAAGATGTAAAGCAAGCCATAAGGAAAATCTTAAATAAGAAAGTTAATATTTTTACATCAATTTTGCAGCAGTAATATATATCGCTGACAGTGCTGTATAATATTATTAATATAATATTGTACAGCATAACTTGTATTCTCTTCACAATGAACATTTTATCCTTATTATGAAGTTATACAGCATTACTCATGTTTCCTACATGGTGAGGGAAGCAGGAGCTTTatccttaaaaaacaaaatatagtgTAACCTGTGTATcacagagagaaaaggacagAAAGATACTGTATGTAACAAGTCTACTGTAGATTGTATGGTGGAAGTAATTAATTAACTTTGTGATAGTAAAATAATATtgagagaaaaacattttttatcttAAGACCTGATTTATGAAGCATTTTGTCCatggagaatgggagaaaagcctcagtaaatcaATTTAAGACAATTCAGGGGGACATTTTGTAACAGGTTGCATAGAATATCAACAAAAAAGTGTATAAATTGcaataatttttaaagcaaactcaGATGTGtatgtttactttgaaaattttctCACCAAAATTACCCTTACACAGTTATACCTGCTAAAACCCACAAAGACGTTTTTGGATCAATCTATATGTATAGTTTTTAAAATCCAATAGTATGTGTGCAATTGCAAAACCCTCCCCAACTCCGGGAATATCACCGCTCTCTTGGGGtaacctacacacatacacacctaagTTTACATATTTTGCTGGCAAATTTAGGGAGTGTCTCCACCAAGCGGCCGACCGGGCTAAATGCGTGACGGATGCCCAACGTGATGCCGCACCAGTGTTCCTGCCTGGGCAAAACttctggctcagcaccagacaCATTCGTGTGGGGCCATTCCCCGTCCTACAGCGGGTGGGAGCTGTCACTACCAGTTTAAATTACCTGCAAACCTGGGAATCCATAACACTTTGCATGTGTCTCTTCTCTAACCCCTAGTACTATCATGGCCGTCTCAAAGACCTTCACCTCCGACAATAGTTTCTGTGGAGTCCGAGAACACCTTGCAAGTTtgagaggtcttggatgtccgacACCGTAGAGGCCACTGGGAAtatctcctgtcgtgggagggcttcagcCCAGAGGAAAATTAATTGGAGTCCTCTAACCACATCCTTGACAAGAACCTCCTCCACAACTTCCACCTTCAGCACTCAGAAAAACCcagaccggtaagggggaggcctagaagcgGGGGTATTGTTTCGTGTCTGCGCCATGTTGGTGCtgcaaccgggcctgctcacttcgTGCTTCCCTCCATGAGCTCTGGCTCTTTTTCCCTTGCTGCGGCAGCCAGCTCCCGATGTCCCCGATGCTCTCCTCAGGCCTCCTCAGCTTCCTCCATGCCACAGGCGCGTCTTCAGCCTCCTCAGCCCCACCCTAGGCATCCACATGGCCGACAtctccacatttaaagggccgaGGGCGGGAACCTCGGCCTGGTTGCCTCCAAATGACGTCACATAGTGGGACTATAAAacgcgaggccctgtccccaggacctcggcaatcgggtcgacaccttcggtgtagctagtttgctgtccTACGTTCCTGTTTTCTCCTGCTTTCTTgatccagtctctgttccagtgtgcctgcgttcctgtgttcctgtcttgttccagtgctcctgcgttcctatgttcccgtggtcctcctgtgttccagcgtctgtcctgattcctgttccacatTTGTCCTTgtcgtaccttctcggactgattcacggtactgacccaTGCTTGCTTGActacgtttgaccgctgcctggaactgaccactgcctgccttctggctatatttgactgctgcctggaactgatctctgcttgcctgaccacattgatcaccacctggaactgaccttttcTCGTCTTGACTACGCACGGACTGAtctcggaactgacccttgcattggctgactaccctcggatggataccctggctttgacccttgcgctacactcggatactctgttcgctcctgtgaccaccagaccagcctgctcagaTGCTGCCCATGGCCTACATCAGACTAGACcaataggcgctgcctatcttgcCCAGAggactttcatttcttgtttcaTTCCTGAGATCTCTGGTGATCCTGGTTTAGGTCTAGCCCCTCCTTTCTTCACCAGCCGTGCACCTTTGCTGTGGTGGGCATACCTCTCtgttacctctccgggagaccctctgagccCATCTAAGTCTAGGAGGtttgggtacccaagggctcaacctgcggaaaccccggattgctattggggAGGCTCCAGCTAGCCtgtgtctccttgtgtgctccgcctcctggtggcaggcactctctggatccgaccagagggccataccaatcctgcaccaggccaaatgtccacctccagtgcaacaatatcaCTGTCCtaatggttatcctccttccaccaggtctctgtgatgccaattatgtcaatctcctcatttgctgctatacactttaactttcccattttacttcttagacttcaagcattggcatacagacattttaaagtttgttttttgtttgtattaacaacctgcttttcagttgatagggataatttgaaaatctttagctcaggtgattttttttacatataggtacatggactagttttgcttttattggaacctctctgttggatgCCCtacctctcctgtttcattagtatccttcaaggatacattcttCCAAATCAcgcacttctgagtgactgttggctttcccccatgttctagtttaaaagctgctctatctccttttgaaatgttagtgccagcagcttggttccaccctggttaagggggagtccttttttttttttttttttacattgtaaatagtttttctactgttttatagttcttgttatttatatataatttctatatgtttctctAAACTTTGGCTGTATGTCTCTATGACTTTCTCCAAAATATACTTAATTGGCACAATTCTAAAGTCCTGTTAAGGATATCCCATATTAATCAATTGATATAACACATAAACCTTTCTATTTGAACAATGAGGACTATGGTGTCTACCCGATGTCTAACACAAAATATCAAAACTGCCTACTTTTATAAACGCACTATTATTTAGATGCTTGTGACTAAATTGACCTTCATACTGGGCTTCATCGGGGAGTAATACAACTTTTTGACTCAGCCTTATATATCATTGGTCAAATCTggtgaacatattttttttataaatgtgttCGCCAGATTTAACCAataattatatataaggctgagaCAAAAAATTGTATTACTTCacgatgaagcctagtatgaaggtcagttTAGTCACAAGGATATCCTGTAGTCACAACAGACTGCACCACACATAGTCCTGCATGTTTGCTGGTCATGCTATTGTCCTAAGACTTGATGGACTCCTCTCACATCAGCATATGTAAATGGTTTGGTTGTGTGAACTTTGTACCCCTAAAACTGTTACCAGTAAGGGTCTATTCACCTTCCCTAAGGGCAAGACATCtgagtgcagccaagccacaagcAGGAGTTTTATCTATAATGTTTCTAGTATTTTAAGTATTCCCTTAAATAAAATCACAGCAAAGGGAAATTAGAAGCCCTTTCAGAATCTTTACACTTGAAAACAGAGAAGAGGTGTGATTATAGTTGTTCTGGCTTTGAGCTGTATTAACATGAAGCAGGATGCAGCTTGAAGATCTATTAAGTTACCCCCATGTCCCATTGACTTCCAATGTAACAGAAAagattttaatgtttcaaataCAACAGAGATGGCATGCATACCAACCTTAAAAAATATGCCAGATTAATGACCAGCACCCAGCCTACTACTCTCCATCTTCACACTATCTATCACTAGAACTAAGgaacagatttttttctttaaagcttcaGGCTCCCAACTGCAAATCTCTTCAAAGACTAAACAAAAATGTAGAGCTATCAAACACATACCTTGCTAAGGCTAGCTACCAGCTGCAAGACTGCTAGGCTACTGCTCCTTAAGACATCCAGGATCATGTGGTTTTGTAGGACTCTTATAGCTCCTAGCTGAGATCAATCAGCCACTCCTTGGGGATCTAATTGGCTGGCCCCTCACCCTTTTTCACCAATGGGGAAGTGAATGGACTAGAACAGTGACCAGATTTAAGGGAATCATCAGAATTTTCTTTGCACCTGGATGTTGGTGTGAAATGTAATTGTCAGCAGCTATTTCCCATTCATTCTGATTTAAGAAGTCAAAGGATTGGAAGGATAAATGACATTATAGAGAGTAACTGTATTGGGccagatatatatttattttgaattcttatataccgatattcctgtaaagtatacagatcataccagtttacagtgtaacagaactGTCGCAAGTGgcgattacatagaacataaaacgTTAGAACATCGGAACAATTTGTACATAAATATAACCTGCTGTTATATAAAATATTAGAGTATCAGAACAATGGGAACATTGGGAGAATACAAGGAAGAAATGGAAACTTTATAAACTGAAAGCTAGGTAACTATGAGATGTTATTGCCGTAATATTGTAAAAGACTTCAGCCCAGAGGAAGAAAGGGGGGCTACCCGAATGGCCTTGGGGACTGTGTCGAGAGTGGAGTGTGAAGAATTTATCTTCGTGTCTTAGTCCATGTCCTTCGAGAAGCGTCGGAGTGAGTTTGAGTTTCCGGGAAGGCTTGcatgaagagccacgtctttagattttttttgaaggtttggtgACTAGGTTCTTGCCGTAAATctggtggaagagaattccatagagTAGGtcctgctgttgaaaatgctcaTTTTCTTAGCGAGGATTTGGCCGGTGGGGCGTACAGGGAGCCTTTGTACGCTCTCCTGACTGGTCTGACTGAAGTGTGTGGATGGAGTTGAATACTGAGCTTGAGAGGGGCGATGTTGTGGGTGTCCTTGTGGATCACAGGACACATATAAATTACTAGGTGAAAAATACTGCCAAATATAAGGTCTATTTGCTGATGAATACAAATACTGCTTCAAAGGGAATAAGGTCAAAGCCAAATTAATATTCATTCAGACCTctgagaattatttatttatcaacatGTTTCAAGCTGTCCTAAATTAAAAGATATATGTGTGGTGGTGGAATAGCAGCTGCATCCATGCCATCATGGACTGACTGGTCTGTTCCGAATCTTTCTTACATTGCTATCTTTCTGGAGAAAGAATGGGCCAGATCCAATAGTACTTGAGGAGATAGATTCTGCTGTTATCCATGGTATAGACCAT from Rhinatrema bivittatum chromosome 13, aRhiBiv1.1, whole genome shotgun sequence harbors:
- the LOC115075299 gene encoding olfactory receptor 1019-like, whose product is MGIRNQSSVTEFILLGLTDDPELETFLFILFSLAYIITILGNIGMLVVIVSDAHLQTAMYFFLRHLSFVDLCYSTVIVPKTLINFLSESKIISFFGCAAQMFFFVGMAGSEVLILALMSYDRYVAICNPLLYTVIMTNKSCIYLVTSAYIGGFLNSLIQTASTFSLSFCKSNKITHFFCDIPPLLKLSCSNTLLNEVILFVFAGSIQVGTLLAILISYAYILCSILRMRSAERRLKAFNTCASHFLCVTLFYGTVIFMYMRPSSQYTLDQDRVASVFYTVIIPMLNPLIYSLRNKDVKQAIRKILNKKVNIFTSILQQ